ctttgaaaagtcatggaagatgggagagattacagaagactggaaaagagcaaatatagtgccaatctataaaaagggaaataaggacaacccagggaattacagaccagtcagcttaacttctgtacccagaaagttaatggagcaaataattaagcaatcaattagcaaacacctagaagataatgaggtgataagtaacagtcagcatggatttgtcaagaacaaatcatgtcaaaccaacctgatagctttttttgacagggtaaaaagccttgtggataggaaagaagcaatagatgtggtatgtcttgactttagtaaggcttttgatactgtctggcatgaccttctcataaacaaactagggaaatacaaactagatggagctactataaggtgggtgcataactggttggaaaactgttcccagagagtagttatcagtggttcacagtcatgctggaggggcgtaatgagtggggtcccacagggatcggttctgggtctggttctgttcaatatcttcatcaatgatttagataatggtatagagagtacacttatcaagtttgcagatgataccaagctgggaggggttgcaagtgctttggaggataggattataattcaaaatgatctggacaaactggagaaatggtcagatgtaaataggatgaaattcaatgaggacaaatgcaaagtactccacttaggaaggaacaatcagttgcacacatacaaaatgggaaatgacagcgTAGGAAAGtttactgtggaaagggatctgggtgtcatagtggatcacaagctaaatattagtcaacagtggaacactgtttcaaaaaaagcaaacctcatactgggatgtattagcagaagtgttgtaagcaagaaacgAGAAGTaattccgctctactccacgctgattaggcctcaactgggtattctgtccagttctgggccccacatttcagaaaagatatggacgaattggagacagtccagagaaaagctacaaaaatgattaaaggtctagaaaacatgacctatgagggaagattgaaaaaaattggtttgtttagtctggagaagggaagactgagaggggacatgataacagttttcaagtacataaagggttgttacaaggaggagggagaaaaactgttcttatcctctgaggataggacaagaagcaatgggtttaaattgcaacaaggaaggtttaggttggacattagaaaaaacctCCTAACTGTCAGAccggttaaacactggaataaattgcctagggaggttgtggaatctccttcattggagatttttaagagcaggttagacaaatacctgtcagggatggtctagataatacttagtcctgccaggagtgcaggggactggactagatgacctaccgatgtcccttccagttctgtgattctatgagtctatgaaagtAAGTTttctatttcaattaaatatgttaGAGTATTAATGTACAGGGAAAATTTAATATCAGAAATATGAATTGCCATTAGAACTCTTTAAGACTTTAACTATCAAATTATGCAGACATCTAGAGatgatcagattttttttttaaaaatttcatcagAAAAAATTGACTTTTCATTGAGGTTGTGAGAACCAAACAATTTCATCCTAAAACTGTTggaatttgaaattttttagtcataataaaaaaagttttaatttttatgGCTAGCAGAGACTTTCCATGAAAATGTATTCAACTGAAAATtcaattttcctttgaaataaaGCAGAAATTGTCTGACTACTCCTAACTGGAAACTTAGCTTTAAGCCAGGGTGGGGAACATGAATATTGTCCAATGACACCACAATTCCCAACCCATTCCCTCTATTGCAACCGTGTTTATGGTAAAACTAAGTAAGTAGCGAAGTTGGTAGTCCACAGAATATGTTTTAAACATACTAACCTCTctaaactgaagcccagagagtcGAAGCCCCCAGACAAAGCCTGTCTATCTTGATCCTACCCAAGGACACGCAGGAGGCTGATGGAACTAGAACCCAGCTTTCCTCTTCTACCATCATTGCCTGTGTCCCACACGGCTGCCCGCTAAACAAAAATACTGTCCACACATGCACAGAACATACACATAGGAAGAAACAGTCCATCCCCAAAAGAGTTTACATTCaaagtagacaagacagagaaatggagggaggggaaagagaggcagaaGTGACTGCCTCAAGGTCACAGtaaaggtcagtggcagagccaagagtagaacccaagtctcctgactgccactgacctgcacagcacagaagtaaagtcACAGAGGGAAACAATACAACCTAGCAGTAACTGTACAATGCTACTAGCCCATCATCGCCCAGAGATGGGAATGCAGCTACGATTTGGTGCCATAAATCAATGTGTAAAAAGGCAGCAAGCTGTCTGTGAGGTGTTGGGATGGAATTATCACAGATAAACTGCCATGTGGGACTCCAGATAAGTCTATGCTGCATTTCCCAGGAAAGTGGGAATCAGGCTGTGTGGGCATTTGAATTTCATGGCCAAGTTATGAGCCTGGTGTCTGTAGCAATAGGGGCAAAACGTTGGCTAACATTGTTGGATTTGGGTTGTACTTTGTTCTATCCTTCATACTGCATTTGATCAAGCcacacattgggccagatcctcagatggtgtaaactgacCGAGCTACATTGACTTTAAAGGAGCGATGCCAATTTACACTCCTGTGATAACACACTAGAGTAGTACTCTGTTTGTGAGCGGTGAGAAACACTTGCTACTCCAGTCAACAGAAGTGATGAATGCTGTGCACCTTTGACATTCACATCATGAGATATTATGTAGAGAGGAATCAGGGTCACTCCCTCTCTCACTATAATCCTGACCATTGTCCTTGTCTTTCCCTCCACAGGCAGGGCACGATGAActaagaaagaaaatgtccaaccaaaccaACATAactgagttccttctcctgggattctctgacgttctggagctgcagattttgcactttgtggtgtttctagtgatttacctggcagccctgatggggaatcttctcatcatcaTGGTTGTAACCCTAGACCACCACCTTCATAGCCCCATGTACTTCTTTCTGATGAATTTGTCTATCCTAGACCTCGGTACCATCTCAGTTACCGTACCCAAATCCATGGCTAattccctcatgaacaccaggtcCATTTCCTATTCTGGATGTGTCGCCCAAGTCTTTTTCCTCGTCTTCTTTGCTGTATCTGACTTCGCCTTACTCACCGTCATGGCCTATGATCGATATGTTGCCATCTGCAAACCCCTGCACTATGAGACTataatgaacaggagagcttgtgtccaaatggcagccagtgcctggatcagtgtAATTGTCTATTCTTCATTGCACACCAGGAACACATTTGCAATCTCCTTCTGTGGCGGCAATaaggtggatcagttcttctgtgaaattccCCAGCTActcaagctcgcctgctctgacACATACCTTGGTGAAGTTGAGGTACTCATCTTGGGTGCATGCTTAGCCttaagctgttttgtttttataattgtgtCATACACTCGGATATTCCAAACAGTGCTGAGAATTCCCACTGAGCAGGGTCGGCATAAAGCCCTatccacctgcctccctcacctcattgtggtctccttgtttgttTCCACTGGCATCTTTGCAtacctgaaacccacctccagctctccATCAGGCCTGGATCTCATGGTGGCTGTTCTTTATTCCGTGCTGCCACCAGTGATGAATCCGATCATCTACAGCATGCGGAACAAGGAAATCAAAGCTTCCCTGAGGAAACTCACTGGGTGGAGGTTATTCAGCAAGAATAAAATGTCTATATTTCTCTTATGAACATGGTTTTTATCTGTGTTTCTTTACAAACACAATCTATTGATGATACTTTGTTATTGTCCTCATAAGAATATGCTGTGTGATTTTTTTATGCAAAATGCTGTATTTATAGTGGTAAATCGAGACTCGCTCcactaagtcaatggagttattctagatttataccagtgtaagtaaGATCTCCATTAACATGCCTCCAGTCAtagggaaggaggcagggggtggggtggttagtggATTatggattgttgtaataagccataaatccagtg
The window above is part of the Chrysemys picta bellii isolate R12L10 chromosome 12, ASM1138683v2, whole genome shotgun sequence genome. Proteins encoded here:
- the LOC103306133 gene encoding olfactory receptor 14A16-like, giving the protein MSNQTNITEFLLLGFSDVLELQILHFVVFLVIYLAALMGNLLIIMVVTLDHHLHSPMYFFLMNLSILDLGTISVTVPKSMANSLMNTRSISYSGCVAQVFFLVFFAVSDFALLTVMAYDRYVAICKPLHYETIMNRRACVQMAASAWISVIVYSSLHTRNTFAISFCGGNKVDQFFCEIPQLLKLACSDTYLGEVEVLILGACLALSCFVFIIVSYTRIFQTVLRIPTEQGRHKALSTCLPHLIVVSLFVSTGIFAYLKPTSSSPSGLDLMVAVLYSVLPPVMNPIIYSMRNKEIKASLRKLTGWRLFSKNKMSIFLL